The proteins below are encoded in one region of Helianthus annuus cultivar XRQ/B chromosome 2, HanXRQr2.0-SUNRISE, whole genome shotgun sequence:
- the LOC110909109 gene encoding homeobox-leucine zipper protein ATHB-8 isoform X5 — protein MMAMSCKDDKGGIMDNGKYVRYTPEQIEALERVYHECPKPSSLRRQQLIRECPILSNIEPKQIKVWFQNRRCREKQRKESSRLHSVNRKLAAMNKLLIEENERLQKQVSHLPGPDSIGIVSIAHGCNGVAARACGLVALEPTRVAEILKDRPSWFRDCRAVNILNVLPTGTGGSIEILYMQLYAPTTLATARDFLLLRYTSVTQDGSLVVCERSLTNIQNGPSIPPVANFVRAEMLASGYLIRPCEGGGSIIHIVDHMDLEAYSVPEVLRPLYESSTMLAQKMTIMALRQLRQIALEVSQSGAPNNWGRRPAELRALSQRLSRGFNEALNGFTTEGWSLMATDGVDDVTVLVNSSPEKLMGLILPTPNGYSSVTNVVLCAKASMLLQNVPPALLLRFLREHRSEWADYNIDAYTAAAVKLGPCSLPGGQIGNFGGQVILPLAHTIEHEELLEVIKMEGVGHCAEDALVSGDMFLLQLCNGMDENAVGMCAELIFAPIDASFADDAPLLPSGFRIIPLDPIKGGSSPNRTLDLASALDIGGSRTRPSSNYYVASGSARSVMTIAFEFACESHMQETVAALARQYVRTVISSVQKVASALSSNMNSNGALQAPLGTPEAHILARWISRSYSFYLGAELLKSGNERSENVLKLLWSHSDAIMCCSLKAMPVFTFANQAGLDMLETTLVALQDISLEKVLDEHGRKGLFTEFAQIMQQGFVCLQGGVCSSSMGRPVSYERAVAWKVVNEEENAHCLAFMFINWSFV, from the exons ATGTAGAGAAAAACAAAGGAAAGAATCTTCACGTCTTCATAGCGTGAATCGAAAGCTGGCAGCTATGAACAAGCTTTTAATCGAAGAAAATGAAAGATTGCAGAAACAAGTGTCACACCTT CCTGGTCCGGATTCCATTGGAATCGTTTCTATTGCTCATGGTTGCAATGGTGTGGCAGCACGAGCATGCGGTTTGGTTGCTCTCGAGCCTACAAGG GTCGCTGAAATCCTCAAGGATCGCCCCTCGTGGTTTCGTGATTGCCGAGCGGTTAATATCCTCAACGTGCTACCTACCGGAACCGGTGGAAGCATTGAGATCCTATACATGCAG CTTTATGCTCCAACAACTTTGGCTACGGCTCGTGACTTTTTGTTGTTACGCTATACTTCCGTTACTCAAGATGGCAGTTTAGTG GTTTGTGAAAGATCACTAACAAACATCCAAAATGGTCCGAGCATACCGCCGGTTGCAAACTTTGTGCGGGCCGAAATGCTGGCTAGTGGGTACTTGATTAGACCATGTGAAGGCGGTGGGTCAATTATTCATATTGTGGATCATATGGATCTAGAG GCATATAGCGTGCCGGAAGTCTTGCGCCCGTTATATGAATCGTCAACCATGCTCGCTCAAAAAATGACAATTATG GCGTTACGCCAACTGAGGCAAATTGCTCttgaagtgtcacaatccggtgcCCCTAATAATTGGGGCCGAAGACCCGCAGAATTACGGGCACTTAGTCAGAGGTTAAGCAGGGGTTTTAACGAGGCTCTAAACGGCTTTACTACTGAGGGATGGTCATTAATGGCTACTGACGGAGTTGACGACGTTACCGTTCTTGTGAACTCTTCACCTGAAAAACTTATGGGGTTGATTCTACCAACTCCTAACGGTTACTCGTCGGTTACTAACGTTGTTTTATGCGCCAAAGCATCAATGCTCTTACAG AACGTTCCTCCGGCTCTCCTTCTTCGGTTTTTAAGGGAACACCGTTCAGAATGGGCAGATTACAATATCGATGCTTATACGGCTGCTGCGGTTAAACTCGGTCCTTGTAGCTTACCAGGGGGGCAAATTGGTAATTTTGGAGGTCAAGTGATTCTTCCCCTGGCCCACACAATCGAACATGAAGAG TTGTTGGAGGTTATAAAAATGGAGGGTGTCGGGCATTGTGCCGAAGACGCGTTAGTATCGGGAGACATGTTTCTCCTACAA CTATGCAATGGAATGGATGAGAACGCTGTCGGCATGTGTGCTGAGCTCATATTTGCTCCGATAGACGCTTCTTTTGCCGATGATGCACCTCTTTTGCCTTCCGGTTTTCGTATCATTCCTCTTGATCCGATTAAG GGTGGTTCGAGTCCTAATCGCACACTTGATCTTGCTTCCGCTCTTGACATTGGTGGGTCCAGGACTAGACCTTCAAGTAATTACTATGTTGCTAGTGGCAGTGCAAGATCGGTGATGACAATTGCGTTTGAATTTGCTTGTGAGAGCCACATGCAAGAAACCGTAGCCGCTTTAGCCCGCCAATATGTTCGAACCGTTATATCTTCGGTTCAAAAGGTTGCATCGGCTCTATCTTCTAACATGAACTCTAATGGTGCCCTTCAGGCGCCATTAGGCACCCCTGAAGCGCATATTTTAGCTCGATGGATTTCCCGCAGTTATAG CTTCTACTTGGGGGCGGAGCTGCTTAAATCCGGAAATGAAAGAAGTGAAAACGTTCTGAAATTACTTTGGAGCCATTCAGATGCAATCATGTGCTGTTCTCTTAAG GCAATGCCCGTGTTCACGTTTGCAAACCAAGCTGGGCTGGATATGCTCGAGACAACTTTGGTTGCACTTCAAGACATAAGTTTGGAGAAAGTTCTCGATGAACATGGGCGAAAAGGTCTTTTCACAGAATTTGCTCAGATAATGCAACAG GGCTTCGTGTGTCTTCAAGGAGGAGTGTGTTCGTCTAGCATGGGGCGACCGGTTTCTTACGAGCGAGCAGTGGCATGGAAAGTAgtgaatgaagaagaaaatgcGCATTGTCTTGCCTTTATGTTCATCAATTGGTCGTTTGTTTAA